In a single window of the Oscillospiraceae bacterium genome:
- a CDS encoding MBL fold metallo-hydrolase — protein MKIKFLGTSAAYSNPLPFCNCILCAKARKSGGKDLRKRASLLINENLLIDMNEDLASASYMHNVDTTKIRHWLQTHSHFDHFSPGHLITRMDEFATQNIQPLSLYASSKCIQRMSEKAGKTAWDGVNLFAPEWQSRLSLNVTGVNHGEEFKCGRYLVTALYSAHDVNDGSYLWLVNDNSRRLFYGIDADEKSLREDTLKYLSDNGISLDVVVLDHTYGQVKANDHLNTDSFIAAIQEMKKRHIINDGTKIFASHISHEGTLPHDEFAAFSKQHGYDIAFDGLELEV, from the coding sequence TTGAAAATAAAGTTTTTGGGAACGTCGGCGGCGTACTCGAATCCGTTGCCGTTTTGTAACTGTATCTTATGTGCTAAGGCAAGAAAATCGGGCGGCAAAGATTTAAGGAAACGCGCGTCGCTGCTTATCAACGAAAATTTACTTATCGATATGAATGAAGACTTAGCGTCGGCGTCGTATATGCATAATGTTGATACGACAAAAATTCGTCATTGGCTACAAACGCATTCTCATTTCGACCATTTTAGCCCGGGCCATTTGATTACGCGGATGGATGAGTTTGCTACCCAAAATATTCAACCCTTATCGCTTTATGCCTCGTCAAAATGTATACAGCGTATGTCAGAAAAAGCAGGCAAAACAGCATGGGATGGGGTGAATTTATTTGCGCCGGAATGGCAAAGTCGGTTAAGTCTAAATGTCACCGGCGTTAATCATGGTGAAGAATTTAAGTGCGGTCGTTACTTGGTAACAGCACTCTATTCGGCGCACGACGTCAACGACGGCTCATATCTTTGGCTGGTCAATGACAATTCTCGGCGACTGTTTTATGGTATAGATGCCGATGAGAAATCACTGAGAGAAGACACTTTGAAATATCTCTCGGACAACGGTATTTCCTTGGATGTCGTTGTGCTAGACCACACATACGGGCAGGTAAAGGCAAACGACCATCTGAATACAGACAGCTTTATCGCTGCCATACAAGAAATGAAGAAACGGCATATTATCAATGACGGCACAAAAATCTTTGCGTCACATATATCCCATGAGGGCACATTGCCTCATGATGAGTTTGCTGCATTTAGTAAACAGCATGGATATGACATTGCCTTTGACGGATTAGAGTTAGAGGTTTAA